AGATTTACATATTCCGCAATAAAGTTATTTGTAAAAACATAAgtgaattatttaaaacaattacTAATATATGTATAATCTATTTCAGAAAACTGAGTCCgaggtttaaaaaaattaaaaggaaaatttttcCGTGTTAAATCCAAATTACATAAATAAGTACTgggttacaatttttttttctttcaaattttgatctGTGATAGgtttttctcaattttaattttaaactttttaataatctAATACTTACTTTGTCACatgttaattaaattatctattaataatatattagatttaagatcaaattatattaaaataaaataaaaatgtatgtataattatagattaaacaaaaaattaaatttatcaaatactAGGACTGAAAAAATAAACGACGTAATTCTGAATTAAAAAAACAGAgggttaaaattttaatttaacatttacattatcacatttttagaacataactatatataatgttttcctttttattttaacaaaacatTATTATCCATATAAACATATTCAAATCCTTAGTTTTTTATAtgtactttttatttcttaattctcacaaataaaagaaaataaaaagaaagaggaaaaaacaaaacattgaaTTGACACGGAGATATCTTAAAAAGAGTAAATGAgttaagaaatttatttataaaagtcattttttttctgacactACTCTTCATGAGGGCATGTGAGTACACCAGTACAACAACTAATTGGGTTCATTTATctcttttctttaaatcttatatttttatttcttcccaagcaaatcaaaataataattccTTATACATACACTTCTGCTATGCCAGTTACCTAACAAACAACATGAGTGGACaaattacactttttttttaatttttatttaacatttttatttttgttgtgattttagctttagattttgaaaacctgtaatttttttatctttatgtttcaattaataaaattatttattaatgaaactGCAAAACAAATATATGTTAGGCTTAAGGTTCaactaaacttaaaaataaagaaagtttGTGTTGTTTAGAAAGttgaaaagttaaagaaaaagtaaCGGACACACTTCCACATAATTTGTGTTAGGATTTAACAGAGTTATGTCATGTATTCGTTTGTTTAACCCATGGTTTTAGCATACTCCTAAGTAGTGACAGTAATGTCCACTCAAGATAATGTATTAGAAATTATGATACAATGAGATTTTTTTGTATGAAGTTTGAATTGAGGAGCTAGTGATGAGAGATGAATAAAAGACGGTGAATGGTCATAGAAGGTACAGTGCAAGCAGCGAATAATACTCTCATTAAATACCACGCTTCAGTGTCTGCAACAAAAGAGATAACCAAACTCATGAATCAATGCAACTCACTCACAAAAATTCACCCACTGTTTATCATACATCAATGTTGTGTTCCCATAAACAACATCACAGCAACTTCTTCAATTCAATGGACCAAAATTGCCACTTTCATTACTAACTTTTCTCCCCATTCAACACTCAATTAATGCACCATACACACACAACCCTGCACTGCACAAGGTGTCACAATTTCATTTCATCACTGAAATATTTGTGTCAGCTAAACTAAAActgaaagggaaaaaaaatactaCTACTACTATGCTAATAAGTGAGATCCCTAGGTTGACAGATTTATGGATGTGTGTTATGTATTGATTAATGCTTTTATCAGTTCGAGGTGGGTGGTATTAGCTCACCCTCTCTGAATTCTGATGCTGAAAATATCTTAATCTTGTAGCATACGAAAACAAGACCCTCTGACACACTGCTTCTCTTCCCCTTTCATCTTCTTATCTAGTTATTGCAATGGATCTACCAACCCACCATGcattttttcttattatctCATTTTTATATTCCATAGCAGCATAAAAGGAAAGTATATACTTGCAGGGAGAAGATATACCTAGAGGTTTATACCAAATGCTGGTAATGTCTGAGTAGAAAAAGTAAACCCTTACTTACAAAAGCTTTTCATTGTAAgcagaaataaaaacaagtagatgtgataaaaaaaacagaaaaaaagagTGGTTTAAGCAAAAGGAAGTCACAAATATTGACTATAATTGCCAAATATCTACAAGGTGCGGAAACATGAAGAGGAATTGGTATGTAAATAATTGAAATCATACACATTTTGAATTGTTGATTCCCAAGCAAATATGTATGTAAGTTCCCCCTTTAGATCATGGATTGAAAAGGTAATCCCCACACTTGCATTTCCAACTCATTGGTTTGTAATTTGAAAGGTCATCACCTCTTGATGAGTAAGAAACAACCGTGGTTGCTTTTGCTGGTGAAAAATGACTTCTATGAGGTTGAATTTGAGGTGCAACAGGGACTTGAACTGCTTCACAGTGCTCACAAGTACTGCATCTTCTTTCACACTTGGGAGGCCTAGAACCTATCTGAGATTTTTCCACCATCATCGGTTCCGGCTTTTTCATGTCCTTCTGCAAATATTGAAGTACTCAATACCAGTGCCTCAAGTTAATAAATACCAACAGATTGGAACATATAAAGTAGAAGAATTCAATGATGATTTTGTACCTGAGCAGGCTCTATAAGACTGGAAGAAACTGGTCTTGCTGCATGCATATATATACAGTAAGCAAAGTTAATcggataaaaagagaaagaagaagaaagaatataGAAGCGGGACAACCTTTGGCCGTGAATAGAATAGCAAAGAGAATGAGGCATAGGAGGGTTTGTCTATAGTTGTGGCAGGAGACACAGACTTGAGTTAACCCCATCTTCTCATCAGGGGAAAGAGACTGCAGAAGAAAGGATTCAGTAAATTGTTTTGAGTGTAACTAAATACTACTAACAGCTTGATAGAGGAAAAATGATGGTGGAAAAGAACAGTGTGACATAGAGAGAGAGTGTGAGAGAAAGGAGGGATATGTGGCAGAAGAGAAGGCAGTGCAGCTGAAATTCTGAAAAAGGTGTCCCAAACGTGGGTCAGAAATTGAATGTCACCCCTATTATACAAAACCGATCACTCACTCTCACCTCTTTTATTACCCTTATTATTTCCCCATCAATTCATAAACACTCACTGCAAAAGGTGTATTATAGATCTTGGACTCTGTGAGAAGGAAAGGGTGTAAGCAAAGGAAGGACCTCACCACTCCAACACACACGGTGCCTCGTTAACTGAGCCTCAAAAATCCAACCTCTGTCATATGGTGACAAATTCTCGAACTGAGGGCACCATTCACACTTCGATTAATGGCCAtgccattctcacacaacaAACTTTCAATACCAAAATACAAAGacacaaacataaacaaaaaaacacaCAACCAACTTCATTCACAACCTCGGAATAGGTGTGTCAACAGTTCATGCTTTGGTCTTTCTTTACTTCTGAagttggaaaaaaatgaaacatgtTCAGCCTTGTTTTGTCCTTgaacatt
This Vigna angularis cultivar LongXiaoDou No.4 chromosome 4, ASM1680809v1, whole genome shotgun sequence DNA region includes the following protein-coding sequences:
- the LOC128196096 gene encoding EPIDERMAL PATTERNING FACTOR-like protein 2 gives rise to the protein MGLTQVCVSCHNYRQTLLCLILFAILFTAKARPVSSSLIEPAQKDMKKPEPMMVEKSQIGSRPPKCERRCSTCEHCEAVQVPVAPQIQPHRSHFSPAKATTVVSYSSRGDDLSNYKPMSWKCKCGDYLFNP